The Herbaspirillum sp. DW155 genomic interval TTGCGTGAGACCTGCCAGCATCAGCGCCTTGTTGACCAGGCCTTCGGACTGCAGCAGCACGATCCAGGCCGCCACGCGCACCAGGATGGAGGTCCAGAAGGGAATCAGCACCAGGATCATCAACAGGTTGGCGCGGCGCTCCGGCATGGTGGAGAGCCAGTAGGCCAGCGGATAGGCCAGGAGCAGGGTGAAGAAGGTGACCACCGCACTCATCCACAGCGTGCGGCCGAAGATGGTGCGGTAGATCGAGGATTCGGGCGGTGCGGCTTCGATGTCGCCGAAGACGTTCTGGCGCAGGTCCAGCGAAGCCAGCAGGTAATAGGGGGAGTAGACCGAGCCGTTCTGGGCGATCACGCGCCACACGTCAGGCTGGCCCCACTGCGCATTGAGGGCGATGATGGCCTCGCGCGCGGCAGCCGGGCTCAAGGGTTTGCCCTCGGCATCGCGCAGCGGCATGGCGCGTGCGGTGCCCATCACCAGCGAGCGCGAGCCGGCCATCTCGATATTCAGACGCCGTGCCAGGTTGCCGGCGGTGGTGTCTTCCTTGGCACGGGCCAGGTCTTCTGCCAGCGCCGCATAAGCCTGGTCGGGCAGGGCCGACTTGCGATCCCATCTGGCCAGCACGGCCACGGTCTGCGGCAGGGTGGTGGCGACTTCGGGGTTTTCGATGGCGCGTTGCAGGAGGGCCACGATGGGCGCCACGAAGGTCAGCAGCAGAAAGATCGCCAGCGGCGCGATCAAGGCCAGCGCCCCCAGGCGCTTGCGGGTCTGGGCGGCGCGCAGGTCGCGCTTGAGTTGCTGCGGATCAGGTTCGGCCAGGGGCATGGCGGCGGCGGAGCGGGTGGCGATGGTGGTCATGTCTCGGGTATCCGGTAGCAGCGGTGTTCAGTGCATCGGCGCTGGAAAAATCTTGCGCGCCGATGCGGGGCAAATGCAAAGCCGCTGCGCTCCCCCTACCGTTCGGACTGAGTAGGCCCTGCAAGGGCCGTATCGAAGGCGCTATGACGATGCGCCCCTTCGACAGGCTCAGCACAGGCTTCGATACGCGGCTGCGCCGCTACTCAGGACGAACGGGAGCCAGGGTGCGCAGCGGTTGCATCAGACCTGTTACTTCGCGATCCAGGCCGCGAAGCGTTGTTCCAGCTCTTCGCCGTGGTCGGTCCAGAACTGCAGGCTCAGCTGCACCGCATCCTTGGCATTGGCCGGGGAGGTCGGCAGGTCGGCCAGGGTCTTGGCATCCAGCAGCTTCAACGCGCCCTTGTTGACGGGGCCGTAGGCGATGTTGTTGGCATAGACCTTCTGGTTTTCCGGCTGGCTGGCAAAGCTGATGAACTTCTCGGCCAGGGCCTTGTTCGGCGAACCCTTCGGGATCACCCAGTAATCCAGGGTGTAGACGCTGCCGGCCCACACCACCTTGAGGTTCTTGCCTTCGCGCTGGGCGGCATCGATGCGGCCGTTGTAGGCGTTGGCCATCACCACGTCACCCGAGGCGAGGAACTGCGCCGGCAGGGCGCCTGCATCCCACCACTGGATGTTGGGCTTCAACTGGTCCAGCTTCTTGAAGGCGCGATCCACGCCTTCCTTGGTGGCCAGCACCTTGTAGACGTCCTTGGTGGGCACGCCGTCGGCCATCAGGGCGAACTCCAGGTTGTACTGGGCGCTCTTCTTCATGCCGCGCTTGCCGGGGAATTTCTTGGTATCCCAGAAATCGGCCCAGCCCTTCGGTGCGGTCTTGAGCTTGTCGGCGTTGTAGGCCAGCACGGTGGACCAGACGAAGGCGCCCATGCCGCATTCGCTGACGGTGGCTTCGGGGATGTAGTCATCCTTCTTGATGGTCTTGGCCAGATCCAGTTTTTCGATCAGGCCATCATCACAGGCGCGGTTCAGGTCGCCGCCATCGATTTCCACCACGTCCCAGCTGACCTTCTTGGCCTCGACCATGGCCTTGACCTTGGCCAGTTCGCCGTTGAACTCGGCAGTCACAACCTTGGTGCCGGTGCTCTTCTGGAAGGGCTCCACGTAAGCGACCTTCTGGGCGTTGCCATTGGCACCGCCGAAGTTGACCAGGGTCAGTTCCGCGGCAGAAGCCGCGCCGGAAAAGAGCAGGCCCAGAGCGAGCGGGGACAGCAGAGCGGGTGACAGGCGTTTCATTGTTGTTCCTCGTTGGTTATCGTGCGTGTTGACTGTGTTGAACTAAGGTAGAGCCGAGCGGCAATCTAAGTTGCCTCACTCATCGAGCGGTACTGCAGACCATCAGGTGCGACAAAAGAACAAAAACGGAATAACTCAAAAACTAAGTAAACGGGAGGTTCAGGAATTCAGAGGAAGCAGCGCAGGCGATCCTGCGCCACGTGCAGCACCACGCTGCTGCCTTCGCTCAAGCCGGCCAGTGCCGGGTCGGCCAGCGAGAGTTTGACGAAGCAGTCTTCCTGCCCCGTCACTGTGCAGCGCACGCGCACGTGGTCCCCAAAATAGATCAGACCGGCGATGGTGGCGCGAATGCTGTTGGGTTCGGCGCTACCACCGGCAGCCAGGCGGATGCGTTCCGGACGCACGCAGGCGGTGATGGTCTGGCCGGCATGGGCGCGATGCACGTTCAGTCCGGTGACCACCGTGCCATCGGCCAGGCGCACCGTACAGTGTTCGCCCTGCACCGATTCCACATTGCCCTTGAAGCGGTTGTTGTCGCCGATGAAGTTGGCGACGAATTGATTGTCGGGATATTCGTACAGCTCGGTCACCGGTGCCAGTTGCTGGATCACGCCCTGGTCGAACACGGCCACGCGGTCCGACATGGTGAGTGCTTCGCTCTGGTCGTGGGTGACGTAGACGAAGGTCACGCCCAGACGCTTGTGCAGCGCCTTCAGTTCGAGCTGCATGTGTTCGCGCAGTTGCTTGTCCAGCGCGCCCAACGGTTCATCCATCAGCACCAGCTGCGGATCGAACACCAGCGTGCGTGCCAGCGCCACGCGCTGCTGCTGTCCACCGGAGAGCTGGGTCGGATAGCGGTCGCCGAATTTGCCCATCTGCACCATGTCCAGCGCCTGCTTGACCTTGGCTTCGCGGGTGGCGCGATCCATCTTGCGCACCGACAGCGGATAGGCCACGTTCTGCGCGATGGTCATGTGCGGGAACAGCGCATAGTTCTGGAACACCATGCCGATGTTGCGCTTGTGCGGCGGTACGCGGTTGAGCAACTGGCCATCGAGGCGGATCTCGCCGCCGGTCGGGAATTCGAAACCGGCCAGCATCATCAGGCAGGTGGTCTTGCCGGAGCCGGACGGACCCAGCAGGGTCAGAAATTCACCGCGACGGATATCGAGATCCAGATTTTTGACGATCAGGTTTTCGCCGTCGTAGGTTTTCTTCACGCCGCAGAACTGCACCAGCACGTCGTTGCTGCTGCCGGCGGCCGGTGCCTGTGCGGGTGCCGCTTGCTTCATTGCATAAGCTGCCATCATCGATCCTCTCTTATACGCAGGCCGGAGTCTTGGTCCGGCCCGTCTACCCTATTCTGAAAGCTGCTTAGGGCCTGTTCACACTTAATCTGCGAGATGCGTTGCCCCCAGAAGGCGTGTTGGCAAGGCGCGCGTCAGGGCTGGTGGTGGTGCCACCAGCCCTGACGTGCAACGCAGCCAGCGCGCCTTCTGGGGGCAACCCTCCGGGAGAGGCCGCCAAGCGTCGCCTGCCGTTGTTGCAGCTCCTTGCCGTGGCACCACCACGGCGCGTCGCTGCGCCTAGGCAGTCAACGCTTGGCGACCTCTCGCACTCGCAGATTAAGTGTGAACAGGCCCTCACAATGCAAGACTCAGGCCAGCTTGATCGCCTTGGCCAGAATGCCCAGCGCCTCATCCATGACGGTATCGGGAATCGTCAGCGGGAACAAGAAGCGGATCACGTTGCCGTAGCTGCCGCAGGTCAGCAGCAGCAAGCCGTTGTTCAGTGCATGCTGCTGGACCTTCCTGGTGTAGTCCGCATCCGGCTTGCCGGTGGCGGGATCGGCAAACTCCACTGCCACCATCGCGCCCACGCCGCGCACTTCGGCGATCTGCGGCACGGCCGAACGCCATTCGTTCAGATGTTCCTGCAGCTTGTCACCCAGGCGCTGACCACGAGCGGCCAGCTTTTCTTCTTCCATCACGTCCAGCACGGCCAGCGCGGAGGCGATGGCCAGCGGGTTGCCGGCATAGGTGCCACCCAGGCCACCGGGGGCGGGCGCATCCATGATCTCGGCGCGGCCGTTGACGGCCGACAGCGGCATGCCGCCTGCCAGACTCTTTGCCATGGTAATCAGGTCGGGCAGGACATCGTAATGTTCCATCGCAAACAATTTGCCGGTACGTCCAAAACCGGACTGCACTTCGTCGGCGATCAGGAGGATGCCGTGCTCGTCACAGATGGCGCGCAGGCCGCGCATGAAGTCGGCCGGGGCGGCATAGAAACCGCCTTCGCCCTGCACCGGTTCCAGGATGATGGCGGCCACGCGCCTGGCTTCGATGTCGTTCTTGAAGAGAGCCTTCACCGCATCCAGCGCGTGCTCGGTGCTGATGCCGTGCAAGGCGCTGGGGTAGGGGGCATGGAACACTTCACCGGGGAAGGGACCGAAGCCCAGCTTGTAGGGCGCGACCTTGCCGGTCAGCGCCATGCCCATCATGGTCCGGCCATGGAAGGCACCGCCGAAGGCGATCACGCCCGGACGGCCGGTATGGGCACGGGCGATCTTGATGGCGTTTTCCACGGCTTCGGCGCCGGTGGAGAAGAAGGCGGTCTTCTTGGGATAGTTGCCCGGCGTCACCGCGTTGATGCGTTCGGCCAGTTCCACGTAGCCGGCGTAGGGCACGATCTGGTAGGCGGTGTGGGTGAACTTGTCCAGCTGTGCGCGCATGGCGTCGATCAGCTTGGGATGGCGGTGGCCGGTGTTGAGGACCGCAATGCCGGCGGCGAAGTCGATGAAGCGGCGGCCTTCCACATCCCACAGCTCGGAATTGGACGCCCGTTCGGCGTAGAAGTCGCACATCACGCCCACGCCGCGCGGGGTGGCGGCGTTCTTGCGTTGTTGCAGCTCTTGATTGGTGGCCTTGCTGGTCATGGCTTGCTCCGTTCTTGCTTCGTTAAGTAGCGCCCAGGGTGCGGAAATGGGCAGGAAATTGCTGAGTCGGGAAACAATATAAAACCGCAGTGGCACTGTAATATAGAGCCAATTTCAAATATTTGATGGTGCCACTTGAAACTCGCCTCCTTGTCCGACTATCTGCTGCTGCGCATCAATCGCACCCCCGTCAAGGCCGCGTCCGGCAAGGGCAAGGCTGCCAGCGGCCGCGAAAGCAGCGCAGCGAAGACCACCAAAAATGTAAAGTCCGGCAGCGAACGCATGCCCGTGAACCGGCAGATTTACCAGTTGATCCGCGAAGCCATCCTGGCCCACACGCTGCCGGCCGGCATGCAGTTGCCCTCCTCGCGCGACCTGGCGCTGGAGCTGGGCACCTCGCGCAATACGGTGACCTATGCCTATGAACAGTTGCTGGCCGAAGGCTATCTGGAGAGTCGCACCGGGTCCGGCACCTTCGTGGCCGATACCGCGCCCGACCAGATCCCTGAAGCGGTGCAACGCAAGGAGCCACTGACCGATCCTTCCGGCAAATCCGAACTTTCGGCGCGCGGCGCCTTGCTCACACGCCAGGCCGGCGTGGGTGAGCGGCAATGGGGAGCCTTCATGCCGGGCGTGCCCGACGTGACCTGCGTACCGCACAAGATCTGGGGACGCCTGCAGAACAAGCACTGGCGCCGTTCCAATTCGGATCTGCTGACCTATGGTCCCGGTGCCGGCTATGCCGGCCTGCGCGAGCAGATCGCGGAATATCTGCGCGTGGCGCGCTCGGTCAATTGCACGCCCTCGCAGGTACTCATCACCACCGGCATCCACCAGTCCATCGACATCGTGGTCAAGCTGCTGGGCGAACATGGGGACACGGCCTGGGTGGAAGACCCGTGCTACTGGGGGACGCGCAGCGTGCTCAATTCACTGGGCATCCAGTCGGTACCCATTGCGGTGGATCAGGAAGGCATGCGCATGCGCCTGGCCAACCTGCGCCGGCCACCGCGCTTCATCTGCACCACGCCATCGCATCAGTATCCGCTGGGCATGGTGATGAGCCTGTCGCGGCGGCGCATGCTGCTGGAGTATGCAGCTACCCACAAGGTGTGGATCATCGAGGATGACTACGACAGCGAGTTCCGTTACGGCGGCCGTCCGCTGGCCTCGCTGCAGGGCATGGATACGCAGGACCGGGTGCTGTACATGGGCACCTTCAGCAAGATCATGTTTCCGGGATTGCGCATCGGTTTTCTGGTGGTGCCGGAGTCATTGGCCCAGGCTTTTTCCACCGGTATTGCCGAGCTGTATCGCAATGGTCAGGTGTTCCTGCAGGCTACGCTGGCCGACTTCATGGCCGAGGGCCACTTCGCCTCGCACATCCGCAAGATGCGCGTGCTCTATGCCGAACGGCTGCAGTTGCTGCAGCGGGCCATCAACCGCCACTTCGGCGAGAAGATGACCATCACCGGCGGCGAGGCCGGATTGCATCTGGTGCTGGGCCTGCCGCAGGAATGCGATGACGTGCTCATCTGCGAACAGGCGCTGGCGGCAGGCATCGTGGTGCGCCCGCTGTCGCGTTACTACATGCATGCGCGCGGCGCACGGCGCGGCCTGCTGCTGGGCTATGCGAGCGTACCCAATGACGAGATCGCACGCGCCTTCGACAAGCTGGCGGCGGTGATCAAGCCCCATCTGGCGGGCGCTGCCTGAACGCGGCAGAGGCTATCGCCCGCTGGGCAGGTCCAGGTCGTCAACGGGAAAGTCGTTCGGCCCGAGCGTGGCGGGGACCGCCCATAAGGCATCGCGCAGCGAGCGCTGTATCAGTCCCTCGACCCCGAGCAGGGTCGCAAAGATGGCCATGCGCACCGGCACGCCATTATCGGTTTGCCGGAAGATCGCCAGGCGCGCATCGCCATCCAGATCGGTATGCAGATCGTGAGCACCGGGCCGGCTGTCGCGCGGCAGGGGATGCATCACGATGACATCGGGCCGGCAATGCTGGTCGATGGCTTTTTTGTTGATCTCGAAGGCCGCCAGGAAATCATCGATCTTCTCTCCGGTGAGGCGTTCGCGCTGGATGCGCGTGGTGTAGATGACGTCGGCGTCGGGCAGCGCATGGGCCAGCGAGTCGGTGGGCGTGACGATGTGGCCGCGTGCGGCGATGAGTTCGACGATCTCGGATGGCATCTCCAGCGAGGGCGGCGAGACCAGCGTGAAACGCATGTGCCGGTACAGCGACAGCAGCTTGATCAGCGAGTGCGCAGTCCGCCCGTATTTCAGGTCGCCGGTGATGACGATGTGAGCGCCATCGACCAGCTTGCCCAGCCGCGAAAATTCGCGCTGCACGGTGTAGAGATCAATCAATGCCTGGGTGGGATGCTCGCCCGCGCCGTCGCCGCCATTGATCAGCGGCACATGGGTGGCCGCAGCGAATTGCGCCACCGATCCCTGTTCGGGGTGACGCACCACGATCACATCGGCATAGCCGCTCACGGTGCGGCTGGTATCGGCGATGGATTCCCCCTTGGCCATGGACGAATAGGTGAACCCGGTGGTATCGCTCACCGAGCCACCCAGGCGCATGAAGGCCGAGGCAAAGCTCAAACGGGTGCGGGTACTGGCCTCGAAGAACAGGTTGGCCAGCACCGCGCCTTCGAGAACGCGCGACACCTTGCGGCGACGGGCGATGGGTTGCATGACATCGGCCAGCATGAAGAGCCGTTCGGCCGTGTCGCGGCTGAACTGGTCCACCGAGAGCAGGTGGCTGAGACGGCCGAAGGCGGTGGGAATGCTTGTGGTCGTCGTGGCCGCCGGGGTGGCCTGGGCGCTGGCAGGCCCGCCGGAGGCGCTTGCCGCCAGGATTTCGGAGATGAAGCGCCGGGCCATTTCGGGCATGGCGCGGAATTCTCCTGATTCATCCGGCAGCAGCCAGGTATCCAGCGCGCGCTTGGTGCAGCCGATGCGCTGGGACAGGCTTTCCCGGGTCAGGTTGAGCGTGCGCATTGCGTCGCGCAGGAAGACTTGTTGGGGGAGGTTCATGCGCAGATGGTATACGCAAAGCGATTTTTATTCAATATGAATTGCGCAATGCGTATATTTCTCGCCGCTCGCAGCTGCATTTTCGCCTCCACGATGAAACTCTTTCTGCCGACCAGGGCTGGTTGGCGGGCATCCTCGTCCCTAATATCGGTGAAACGGCTTTTTGCTTCATATCGCCCTGTCATGGCAAGGGCTGAAAGCAGCGTACGCAGCCAGTGCCCATTTTTTAGGTTCATCTAAGAGGATTTTCCATGCAAGCCATCATCACCAACCCGCGGTCCCAGGCCATCAACGATCCTGCTTCCCTCTCCGAGGCCACCCTGCCTGATCCCGTCCCGGGCGAGCGCGATCTGCTGGTCGAAGTGAAGGCCATCTCCGTCAATCCGGTCGATACCAAGATCCGCGCCAGTGCCAGCCAGTCCCGCGTGCTGGGCTGGGACGTCAGCGGCGTGGTGCGCGCAGTCGGTGCGCAGGTCAGGCTTTTTGCGCCGGGCGATGAGGTCTTCTATGCCGGCGACATCACCCGTCCCGGCGCCAACAGCGAATTGCATGTGGTCGATGAACGCATCGTCGGCCGCAAGCCGGCCAGCCTCGGTCATGCTGACGCCGCAGCGATCCCGCTGACCGCCATTACCGCGTGGGAACTGTTGTTCGACCGCGTGGGCGTGGCCGAAGGCGCGGGGCAGGGACGTCGCCTGCTCATCATCGGGGCTGCCGGTGGCGTGGGGTCGATCCTGACCCAGCTGGCGCGCAAGCTCACGCAACTGACCGTGATCGGCACCGCTTCGCGCAAGGACACCGCGCAATGGGTGAGCGAGCGGGGCGCGCACCACGTGATCGACCACAGCCAGCCTTTCAGGCCGCAGCTGGAGCAGCTGGGCATCCCCGCAGTCGATATCGTCATCAGCCTGACCCACACCGACCAGCACTATGCGCAGATCATCGACGTGCTCGCGCCGCAAGGTCAGTTCGCGCTGATCGATGATCCGGCTACGCTGGATGCGGTGCCGCTCAAGCGCAAGAGCATTTCATTGCATTGGGAGCTGATGTTTACGCGCTCGATGTTCCAGACCGCCGACATGATCCGTCAACATGAGCTGCTGCAACGGGTGTCGCAACTGCTGGATGAGGGCGTGTTGCGTAGCACGACCGGCGAGCATTACGGACGCATCAGCGCGGAGAATCTGCGGCGCGCGCATGCCTTGCTGGAGTCGGGCAAGGCGAAGGGGAAGATTGTCCTTGAGGGGTTTTAATTGCGCCGGTGGTGTGAGCACTTCCGATCATCTCAGTAGCTTACTTTTCGACCTATCCGTGGTGCGAGGAAAGAAATTGGTCAATTGCTTGTCGAAGCGAGGAAATTGCGTCTGGATTTTTCTCGATGAGAAACTCAAAGATTTGCTGCTGAGTGTATTCATGCCGGGTCAAATGAGCGAACAGCTTTTTTCCAGCATTTGAAAAATCTCGCTCCTTGATCGGCTCTCCTTTTGCTGCGTCAAGTTTTCGGCGCAGCTCAGTATTCTTTCTGAAACGTAAAAGGAGCGAGTAATAGGTCCTCTTGAGTCGTCCTTCTTTTTCGTAGTCATCTCCGCGCATGAACGCAGACAGCCTTTTGTGGTCTGGAATCAGCGCCTGGAGTTTTTTTGTGTCCCAAAATTCTCCTTTGAGACATCTTGTTAGCAGCTCTTTTTCGACGCTCTCCATGGGGATGAAAAAGACGTTTTCCTTCTTGGAAAAGGCTTTCTTTTTCTGATCTCCATCCAATACAACGATGACGTTTTTATATTCATCCGTTAAGAATTTGTCTGTCTTGTTACGTTGCATCAGGTCAGTCGTATTCTGGCTCCCACCGACGTAAATAATTTTGAACTGGTAGAACGGCCGAACGCAGTGCTGGCTAATCAGATATTCAAGAAAAGCTTTAAGCATCTCATCCTCGGTCAGGATGTATTTCTCCCAACCGTTGAAGCCGAACAAGGTGCTCTTCACAAATCCATAGGATCGTCTTTCAATGGTAGTAGTCCCGTCTGGCTGTTCTTCCATATAAAAAAGTTCGTCAGAAACGGTTCGCATCATCGCGAGTGAATGGGTTGTGAAGATGAATTTGGTCTGGTACCTTTCTTTGAATTTTCTCAGCCATTCGACCAGACGAACTTGCGCGGCAGCATCCAAAGAAATGTCGATTTCGTCGATAAAGATGGCCATATATCGCGATCTGATTCGGCGATATAGACTGATCAAGAAATATTCGCCTGAGCTGAAATAGTCCTCCCTTAAGTAGTAGTCCCCATCGTGGGGGATGACGTAATAGGGAACGTCCTTCACGCTGATCTCCACCAGATGGTCAAATTTTCCAGTGTTGTAGATGGCTTTCAGGAAGCTGATCAATTCCTTCGGACGCGTGTATCCGTATAGTCGGGGTCGATCGAGTCCACATAATTGATGTTCCCACTCAGGTATGCAACGTAATCGTCATCGCTCAATTCTTTACCAAATTCAGTCCGCCTCTTCGCCTGTTCCACTATCTTCTTGAATCGCTCTCTGTCATTCAGGTAGAAGAAAAGCAGTACCTCAAGGTCTTTCTTCTTCTTCGAGTCGATGCTGATTTTTCCATTGGGAAGGATCATCATGCCAAGGATTTTGATCTTCCCTCCGACTTGGAAATAGCGAGTCTTTCCTTCGTGAATCGAGAAATTCTTCGACACGAATTGATGCAATTTTTCTTGTACTGAATGCCCTATCTCTTGAACGTCAGTATGCCGTTGTCCAGAAATGATAATGTCGTCAGCGTACCTCGAATAGTGAAGTTCCCTTTCGAGGCAGGCACGTTCCAGTTCATTGTCGAAATCCAGGAGGACGGCATTGCTGAGCGGAGCTGATGCTGGTAGACCGACGGGCAGAGAACCGTCAATGCAAACCAGGTCCACAATTCGGTCAATGTGAATATCCAGATCTGAGATAGGGCAGTTAGCCTCCCCGGACAGAATGGTTTTCTTTGTCAGGGCGCGATCAATGGAGTCAAAGAATGACTGGATGTCTGTTTGGAAGAAGTACTTGCTTTGAGTATGCGATTGCACAGCATTTAACGCGCTAAAGCCCTTACGATAGGAGAAAACGACCCTCTCGTTGA includes:
- a CDS encoding extracellular solute-binding protein, yielding MKRLSPALLSPLALGLLFSGAASAAELTLVNFGGANGNAQKVAYVEPFQKSTGTKVVTAEFNGELAKVKAMVEAKKVSWDVVEIDGGDLNRACDDGLIEKLDLAKTIKKDDYIPEATVSECGMGAFVWSTVLAYNADKLKTAPKGWADFWDTKKFPGKRGMKKSAQYNLEFALMADGVPTKDVYKVLATKEGVDRAFKKLDQLKPNIQWWDAGALPAQFLASGDVVMANAYNGRIDAAQREGKNLKVVWAGSVYTLDYWVIPKGSPNKALAEKFISFASQPENQKVYANNIAYGPVNKGALKLLDAKTLADLPTSPANAKDAVQLSLQFWTDHGEELEQRFAAWIAK
- a CDS encoding 4-aminobutyrate--2-oxoglutarate transaminase → MTSKATNQELQQRKNAATPRGVGVMCDFYAERASNSELWDVEGRRFIDFAAGIAVLNTGHRHPKLIDAMRAQLDKFTHTAYQIVPYAGYVELAERINAVTPGNYPKKTAFFSTGAEAVENAIKIARAHTGRPGVIAFGGAFHGRTMMGMALTGKVAPYKLGFGPFPGEVFHAPYPSALHGISTEHALDAVKALFKNDIEARRVAAIILEPVQGEGGFYAAPADFMRGLRAICDEHGILLIADEVQSGFGRTGKLFAMEHYDVLPDLITMAKSLAGGMPLSAVNGRAEIMDAPAPGGLGGTYAGNPLAIASALAVLDVMEEEKLAARGQRLGDKLQEHLNEWRSAVPQIAEVRGVGAMVAVEFADPATGKPDADYTRKVQQHALNNGLLLLTCGSYGNVIRFLFPLTIPDTVMDEALGILAKAIKLA
- a CDS encoding AAA family ATPase is translated as MISFLKAIYNTGKFDHLVEISVKDVPYYVIPHDGDYYLREDYFSSGEYFLISLYRRIRSRYMAIFIDEIDISLDAAAQVRLVEWLRKFKERYQTKFIFTTHSLAMMRTVSDELFYMEEQPDGTTTIERRSYGFVKSTLFGFNGWEKYILTEDEMLKAFLEYLISQHCVRPFYQFKIIYVGGSQNTTDLMQRNKTDKFLTDEYKNVIVVLDGDQKKKAFSKKENVFFIPMESVEKELLTRCLKGEFWDTKKLQALIPDHKRLSAFMRGDDYEKEGRLKRTYYSLLLRFRKNTELRRKLDAAKGEPIKERDFSNAGKKLFAHLTRHEYTQQQIFEFLIEKNPDAISSLRQAIDQFLSSHHG
- a CDS encoding reverse transcriptase family protein, with amino-acid sequence MTKQPLQKLFDAMYHGKYSFDDFLQSPVEKNYEILPPRESGGRKLFKPKENLKIYHRFLNLFLFEFLPVNERVVFSYRKGFSALNAVQSHTQSKYFFQTDIQSFFDSIDRALTKKTILSGEANCPISDLDIHIDRIVDLVCIDGSLPVGLPASAPLSNAVLLDFDNELERACLERELHYSRYADDIIISGQRHTDVQEIGHSVQEKLHQFVSKNFSIHEGKTRYFQVGGKIKILGMMILPNGKISIDSKKKKDLEVLLFFYLNDRERFKKIVEQAKRRTEFGKELSDDDYVAYLSGNINYVDSIDPDYTDTRVRRN
- a CDS encoding PLP-dependent aminotransferase family protein; this encodes MKLASLSDYLLLRINRTPVKAASGKGKAASGRESSAAKTTKNVKSGSERMPVNRQIYQLIREAILAHTLPAGMQLPSSRDLALELGTSRNTVTYAYEQLLAEGYLESRTGSGTFVADTAPDQIPEAVQRKEPLTDPSGKSELSARGALLTRQAGVGERQWGAFMPGVPDVTCVPHKIWGRLQNKHWRRSNSDLLTYGPGAGYAGLREQIAEYLRVARSVNCTPSQVLITTGIHQSIDIVVKLLGEHGDTAWVEDPCYWGTRSVLNSLGIQSVPIAVDQEGMRMRLANLRRPPRFICTTPSHQYPLGMVMSLSRRRMLLEYAATHKVWIIEDDYDSEFRYGGRPLASLQGMDTQDRVLYMGTFSKIMFPGLRIGFLVVPESLAQAFSTGIAELYRNGQVFLQATLADFMAEGHFASHIRKMRVLYAERLQLLQRAINRHFGEKMTITGGEAGLHLVLGLPQECDDVLICEQALAAGIVVRPLSRYYMHARGARRGLLLGYASVPNDEIARAFDKLAAVIKPHLAGAA
- a CDS encoding aspartate carbamoyltransferase, whose amino-acid sequence is MNLPQQVFLRDAMRTLNLTRESLSQRIGCTKRALDTWLLPDESGEFRAMPEMARRFISEILAASASGGPASAQATPAATTTTSIPTAFGRLSHLLSVDQFSRDTAERLFMLADVMQPIARRRKVSRVLEGAVLANLFFEASTRTRLSFASAFMRLGGSVSDTTGFTYSSMAKGESIADTSRTVSGYADVIVVRHPEQGSVAQFAAATHVPLINGGDGAGEHPTQALIDLYTVQREFSRLGKLVDGAHIVITGDLKYGRTAHSLIKLLSLYRHMRFTLVSPPSLEMPSEIVELIAARGHIVTPTDSLAHALPDADVIYTTRIQRERLTGEKIDDFLAAFEINKKAIDQHCRPDVIVMHPLPRDSRPGAHDLHTDLDGDARLAIFRQTDNGVPVRMAIFATLLGVEGLIQRSLRDALWAVPATLGPNDFPVDDLDLPSGR
- a CDS encoding ABC transporter ATP-binding protein — translated: MMAAYAMKQAAPAQAPAAGSSNDVLVQFCGVKKTYDGENLIVKNLDLDIRRGEFLTLLGPSGSGKTTCLMMLAGFEFPTGGEIRLDGQLLNRVPPHKRNIGMVFQNYALFPHMTIAQNVAYPLSVRKMDRATREAKVKQALDMVQMGKFGDRYPTQLSGGQQQRVALARTLVFDPQLVLMDEPLGALDKQLREHMQLELKALHKRLGVTFVYVTHDQSEALTMSDRVAVFDQGVIQQLAPVTELYEYPDNQFVANFIGDNNRFKGNVESVQGEHCTVRLADGTVVTGLNVHRAHAGQTITACVRPERIRLAAGGSAEPNSIRATIAGLIYFGDHVRVRCTVTGQEDCFVKLSLADPALAGLSEGSSVVLHVAQDRLRCFL
- a CDS encoding zinc-binding alcohol dehydrogenase family protein, producing the protein MQAIITNPRSQAINDPASLSEATLPDPVPGERDLLVEVKAISVNPVDTKIRASASQSRVLGWDVSGVVRAVGAQVRLFAPGDEVFYAGDITRPGANSELHVVDERIVGRKPASLGHADAAAIPLTAITAWELLFDRVGVAEGAGQGRRLLIIGAAGGVGSILTQLARKLTQLTVIGTASRKDTAQWVSERGAHHVIDHSQPFRPQLEQLGIPAVDIVISLTHTDQHYAQIIDVLAPQGQFALIDDPATLDAVPLKRKSISLHWELMFTRSMFQTADMIRQHELLQRVSQLLDEGVLRSTTGEHYGRISAENLRRAHALLESGKAKGKIVLEGF
- a CDS encoding ABC transporter permease, with translation MTTIATRSAAAMPLAEPDPQQLKRDLRAAQTRKRLGALALIAPLAIFLLLTFVAPIVALLQRAIENPEVATTLPQTVAVLARWDRKSALPDQAYAALAEDLARAKEDTTAGNLARRLNIEMAGSRSLVMGTARAMPLRDAEGKPLSPAAAREAIIALNAQWGQPDVWRVIAQNGSVYSPYYLLASLDLRQNVFGDIEAAPPESSIYRTIFGRTLWMSAVVTFFTLLLAYPLAYWLSTMPERRANLLMILVLIPFWTSILVRVAAWIVLLQSEGLVNKALMLAGLTQSPLELVFNRVGVYISMTHILLPFMILPLYSVMKSVPPTYLKAAVSLGSHPFAAFWRVYVPQTYPGVGAGVLLVFIMAGGYYITPALLGGPNEQMVSYFIAYFINTTINWGMACALGALLLAATLVLYGVYRRFAKVDVGIS